In Musa acuminata AAA Group cultivar baxijiao chromosome BXJ3-11, Cavendish_Baxijiao_AAA, whole genome shotgun sequence, one DNA window encodes the following:
- the LOC135653152 gene encoding MAP3K epsilon protein kinase 1-like, translating into MSRQVATTHLHKSKTLDNKYMLGDEIGKGAYGRVYKGLDLENGDFVAIKQVSLENIPQEDLNIIMQEIDLLKNLNHKNIVKYLGSIKTKTHLHIILEYVENGSLANIIKPNKFGPFPESLVAVYIAQVLEGLVYLHEQGVIHRDIKGANILTTKEGLVKLADFGVATKLTEADVNTHSVVGTPYWMAPEVIEMSGVCAASDIWSVGCTVIELLTCVPPYYDLQPMPALFRIVQDVQPPIPEGLSPDITDFLRQCFKKDAMQRPDAKTLLLHPWIQNSRRTLHSSLRQTGGSIRNIEEDTKLSDGNSNADNHNGGESPSAEKTKIAISDLEHEESKKEHFATDAIHTKGSDGDQNSSLVQNACWNGVEDRAEDVLSAKDPTLVIYEKPSLKSPAKEANLGSPVAPEGKGGTSPDESSMFSFGSKVGRNNFQKVVKQSITHGANELSRFSDTPKDASLDDLFQPLDRQKDQGAEASSSATGQQNDLAKKLKARMAQKQMEPAQNSSGKLLQLVMNLQEDGIDFDGSVFGDNLPADNTFPIQSVEFSKIVGLLKPEASEDVLLSACQKLMVFFTQRAEQKHVYMSQHGFLPLMELLEVPKNRVICSVLQVINHIIKDNIGFQENACLVGLIPVVMNFAVPDRPREIRMQAAFFLEQLCQSSTLTLQMFIACRGIPVLVGFLEADYAKYRQMVHLAIDGIWQVFKLQQLTPRNDFCRIAAKNGILLRLVNTLYSLNEATRLASIGSGGVSLPPNGSAPRPRSGPLEPPNRPSVVQFDSAVSNLGQIDASKVRLEHPFQSGAIEQVQNPASYSQRTDATQLDKQLFGGDKNHPSHAMLEASKENEHFSLWDHEPSRVDIDLPRHQRGTNSAGRSSTDKPPKHMEFASNGHSGGASQLISQYDQIRPLLSLLEKEPPSRHVSGQLDYVHHLSGLERHESILPLLHASTERRTNGELDFLMAEFAEVSRHGREIGNTDPNMKLSNKTTKKVLPTMGSSSSNEGVSTSGLASQATSGVLSGSGVLNARPGSTTSSGLLSQMVSSSNADVAREYLEKVADLLLEFAQADTIVKSYMCSPSLLSRLLQMFNKMEPPILLKILKCINHLSTDPNCLESLQRADAIKYLIPNLELREGPLISQIHSEVLNALFNLCKINKRRQEQAAENGIIPHLMNFIMSDSPLKQCALPLLCDMAHASRNSREQLRAHGGLDVYLNLLEDEAWSGTALDSIAVCLAHDNDQRKVEQALLKKEAIQKLVKFFQNCPEQYFVHILEPFWKIITKSSRINTAMAINGLTTLLVARLDHQDAIARLNLLKLIKAVYEHHPRPKQLIVENDLPQKLQNLIEERRDGQRSGGQVLVKQMATALLKALHINTVL; encoded by the exons CAAGAAATTGATCTCCTAAAG AATCTCAACCACAAAAACATTGTGAAGTATCTCGGGTCTATCAAGACAAAGACTCATCTGCACATCATTCTTGA GTATGTGGAAAATGGTTCCCTAGCTAACATTATCAAGCCCAATAAATTTGGACCATTCCCTGAATCATTGGTAGCTGTTTACATCGCTCAG GTTTTGGAGGGTTTAGTCTATTTGCATGAACAAGGTGTAATTCATCGTGATATCAAGGGTGCAAATATCTTGACTACCAAAGag GGTCTTGTTAAACTTGCTGACTTTGGAGTTGCAACAAAGCTCACTGAGGCAGATGTTAATACACATTCGGTGGTTGGAACACCATACTGGATGGCCCCTGAG GTTATTGAAATGTCTGGCGTTTGTGCTGCATCTGACATCTGGAGTGTTGGTTGCACTGTCATTGAATTGCTCACATGTGTTCCACCATATTATGATCTGCAACCAATGCCTGCACTTTTTCGGATTGTTCAG GACGTGCAACCTCCCATACCTGAGGGCCTCTCACCTGACATTACTGATTTTCTCCGTCAATGTTTCAAAAAG GATGCAATGCAGAGACCAGATGCAAAAACATTGCTATTGCATCCATGGATCCAAAACTCAAGGCGAACTTTGCATTCATCTTTGCGACAAACAGGTGGAAGTATAAG GAACATTGAGGAGGATACCAAATTGAGTGATGGCAACTCAAATGCGGATAATCATAATGGCGGTGAAAGCCCATCAGCAGAGAAGACTAAGATTGCTATATCTGATCTTGAACAC GAAGAATCTAAGAAAGAGCACTTTGCTACTGATGCAATTCATACTAAAggttctgatggggatcaaaattCTAGTCTTGTTCAGAATGCCTGCTGGAACGGTGTTGAAGATAGAGCAGAAGATGTGCTTTCTGCTAAAGATCCTACCTTAGTTATCTATGAAAAGCCATCTTTGAAGTCTCCTGCTAAAGAAGCAAACTTAGGTAGTCCAGTAGCACCAGAAGGCAAAGGAGGTACAAGTCCTGATGAATCTAGCATGTTTTCCTTTGGATCTAAAGTTGGGAGAAACAATTTTCAGAAG GTTGTGAAGCAGTCAATTACTCATGGAGCTAATGAGCTTAGTAGGTTTAGTGACACACCAAAAGATGCTTCTTTGGATGATTTATTTCAGCCACTAGATAGACAAAAAGATCAAGGTGCTGAAGCTTCATCATCAGCAACTGGTCAGCAAAATGACTTGGCAAAAAAGCTCAAAGCTAGAATGGCTCAGAAGCAAATGGAACCAGCACAGAACAGCAGTGGGAAGCTTTTACAACTTGTTATGAATTTGCAAGAAGATgggattgattttgatggttcg GTCTTCGGTGATAATCTGCCAGCAGATAACACTTTTCCCATTCAG TCTGTCGAATTTAGCAAAATAGTTGGTTTGCTAAAGCCTGAAGCATCTGAAGATGTGCTATTGTCAGCCTGTCAGAAGCTTATGGTGTTTTTCACTCAGCGCGCTGAGCAGAAACATGTTTACATGTCTCAGCATGGTTTCCTTCCACTCATGGAACTTCTTGAAGTCCCTAAAAACCGT GTTATATGTTCAGTACTTCAAGTTATCAATCATATAATCAAAGATAATATTGGTTTTCAAGAAAATGCCTGTCTTGTTGGCCTG ATTCCAGTTGTAATGAACTTTGCTGTGCCTGATCGTCCTAGGGAAATCCGTATGCAGGCGGCTTTTTTTCTTGAGCAGCTTTGTCAATCCAG CACTTTGACATTGCAAATGTTCATTGCATGCCGAGGAATTCCTGTTCTGGTGGGCTTTCTTGAGGCTGACTATGCAAAGTACAG ACAAATGGTTCATCTTGCCATAGATGGTATCTGGCAGGTTTTTAAGCTTCAACAGTTGACCCCAAGGAATGACTTCTGTCGCATTGCTGCAAAGAACGGCATACTTCTTAGGCTTGTTAACACACTTTACAGCTTGAATGAGGCAACTCGGCTAGCCTCCATTGGTAGTGGGGGTGTATCTCTTCCACCGAATGGTTCTGCTCCAAGACCAAGATCTGGTCCATTAGAACCCCCTAATCGTCCTTCTGTTGTGCAGTTTGATTCAGCAGTCTCCAACTTGGGTCAAATTGATGCTTCCAAGGTTAGGCTTGAGCATCCTTTTCAATCTGGAGCTATAGAACAAGTGCAGAATCCAGCTTCTTATTCTCAGAGGACAGATGCTACCCAGTTGGACAAGCAATTATTTGGAGGAGATAAGAATCATCCAAGTCATGCTATGTTGGAAGCTTCAAAGGAGAATGAACATTTTAGTTTGTGGGATCATGAACCTTCTCGTGTGGATATTGACTTACCTAGGCATCAAAGGGGTACAAATTCTGCTGGTAGAAGTTCTACTGATAAGCCTCCAAAGCATATGGAATTTGCATCAAATGGCCACTCTGGTGGTGCAAGCCAATTAATATCTCAATATGATCAAATTCGTCCACTTTTGAGCTTGCTGGAGAAGGAACCACCTTCTCGTCATGTCTCAGGACAACTTGATTATGTTCATCATCTTTCTGGATTGGAAAGACATGAAAGCATATTGCCACTGTTACATGCTTCAACTGAAAGGAGGACAAATGGTGAACTTGATTTTCTGATGGCAGAATTTGCAG AGGTCTCTAGACATGGACGAGAAATTGGTAATACAGACCCTAATATGAAGCTTTCAAATAAAACAACAAAGAAGGTTTTACCCACAATGGGGTCATCTAGTTCTAATGAAGGAGTTTCTACATCTGGATTAGCATCACAGGCAACATCTGGTGTGTTATCTGGATCTGGCGTGTTAAATGCTAGACCTGGTAGCACTACTTCGTCTGGATTGCTGTCGCAGATGGTGTCTTCATCTAATGCTGATGTTGCAAGGGAATATCTTGAGAAGGTAGCAGATCTTCTGTTAGAGTTTGCACAAGCTGACACTATAGTGAAGTCTTACATGTGTAGCCCAAGCTTGCTTTCTCGCCTTCTCCAGATGTTCAATAAAATGGAACCTCCTATTCTTCTGAAG ATCTTAAAATGTATCAACCATTTGTCAACGGATCCAAATTGTTTGGAAAGTCTTCAGCGCGCTGATGCAATCAAGTATCTGATTCCAAATCTCGAACTCCGTGAAGGACCTCTTATCTCTCAAATACATAGCGAA GTCCTCAATGCACTCTTCAACCTCTGCAAGATAAACAAGAGGAGACAAGAACAGGCTGCAGAAAATGGAATCATTCCACACTTGATGAATTTTATTATGTCAGATTCGCCACTCAAGCAATGTGCATTGCCTCTGCTGTGTGATATGGCCCATGCATCTCGAAACTCAAGAGAGCAATTGAGGGCTCATGGAGGATTGGATGTGTACTTGAACCTATTGGAGGACGAAGCTTGGTCTGGCACAGCATTGGATTCAATTGCTGTCTGCTTGGCACATGATAATGACCAGAGAAAAGTAGAACAAGCATTGCTGAAGAAGGAAGCGATTCAGAAATTGGTGAAGTTCTTCCAGAACTGTCCAGAACAATATTTTGTACACATACTGGAGCCTTTCTGGAAGATAATTAC GAAATCATCCAGAATAAATACAGCTATGGCCATCAATGGTTTGACGACATTGCTAGTAGCCAGACTTGATCATCAAGACGCTATTGCTCGTCTTAATCTGCTAAAACTGATAAAG GCTGTGTACGAACATCACCCTAGACCAAAGCAACTTATAGTAGAGAATGACCTACCTCAAAAGCTCCAGAATCTGATTGAAGAACGGAGAGATGGGCAGCGTTCTGGTGGTCAAGTTTTAGTCAAGCAAATGGCCACTGCATTGTTAAAAGCACTCCATATCAACACAGTCTTGTGA